The nucleotide window AGTTACACCTTAGTTTACTCCTAACCATTCTCAATGCAACTACACTTCAGTCCCCATCTAGTGGATTAGCTGATTGGGCTGGCTGTATGATCTCTCTGTACCCTCAGAGGATTCACCATGATTTGACTATTTATGCTGGCTGTCAACCTTCCGTGTCCCTCCTTTTGAAACTGGCTTTCTCTCAATAAATGACtcaataaaattacaaaatcagCAAATGTATCTTGCATATTTGCTTGGATAGGTGTGCGAACTATATTTTTTATGGAGAGTATTCTGAAACTCAATTTGAACTGGATGCCAGCAGTAATGAAGTTTCTCGCGAGGATATATTTTTTGCTTCTGGATAAGACAATTCTTGCTTGAGAGTCTTTGAACTAGTGGATACCACCAGAACCTGTCATAAGGATTCTAAGTTCAGGTGGTAAATTATGGCATGGCCACTGTTGATTTTCTCAGTGCATTATAGAGTCTGAAATGGGGCTCTGTTGGGTGTAACTTTTCACAGCAATCACTTTTGCTGGTATTTCAATAAAGTTACTTTCAACCGATGTGTTGATGGCTAATCTACTCCTCGCACACTCTTAAAGCTAGATGTCTATTATGGTAGTTGGTAAAATTTAGCCCTTGTAGATTGCCCTATTAACTTTTTGGATTTTGTCAGCTCCTTTGTTCTAGCTTAGCACTTTTTGTACCAACGTGTCTTCTCCTTCCCTCTTTTGTACGTATTGCATCCTCTTGATGCCTATTATATAGTATAGTTTCttacttcataaaaaaagaagttacTTTTGACCTAAAcctaaagaaagaaaaagattctTAGTTTTGGCGGTCTGTGTTACTATAATCAACAACGCCTAATCACTGGGATACTTCTGGGTGGAAATTTCATATCTTTCTATTTTAAATCTATGgtaaatttatagttttttttattcattcaaaaatatatatattcccCTCTCCTTCCTGCTAGGATTAAAGATCCTGtataaatatatagatatatatggagagagagagagggagaaAAATTCAGTGTGGAGCTTATAGTTTGCTTCTTATAGAAGTGAATATTTTTAGGTGTGAAGCTACATTTGTATATTActctaatgttttttttttttttttgtggggggTTAATTTTCATTCATATGTTTATGTGTTTGTAGGCATTGCAACTTGCAGAAGAACCATATGCAACTTATGGGTTGAGCAGTCAAAAATGTCACATGTGTTTACGGTCTGATTCATTGCATGAAGTGATGGAAAGATTGTCCAGACCTGGTTAAGCTTCTGTCCTGTTACTATTATACAAAATCTTCTTGGCCTGTGATCTTTTCATGTGCTGCAGTAGTAACTTGTTGATATGGTTTGCAGGGGTTAGGCGGGTTGTTGTTGTGGAAGCGGGAAGCAAACGTGTAGAAGGTATCATATCAGTGGGTGACATTTTCAAGTTCTTGCTTGGGTAGATGAATCAAAGAATTGACAATAGACGTGATTTTGATGGTGGTTGCCTAATCTGTGTTGCTCATAGCTCATGGTGCACCCCATTATTCATGGGGATTTGAAACCCGATTCTTTCGTGTATACAATTGATTAGCCCCAAGTATAATGGCCTGGTCTTTTAGGATGTTAGGCTCTAAAGAATTGAGGCATGTAAATTTTCACAATTGTTTCCCTCCTTTTTATTACAGTTACTAAAGGATTAAAGATCAGTTGTCCATCTTTTCCTTAATAAGTATGATTAGTCAGGTTATTAAGTCAATATAGCTTTTGCAAATTCATAAGTACAGTAAAAATCACAGTACTTATTAATAGTTTTATCATGCAATTAttatgaaaaaagtgaaaagagAATGAGTTGTTTACAATAAtgctctctcttttattttggctTTGCTAGGGGCTACGATGAATTGAGTTCATAACATAATTATTAGAATTGGATTAGCAAATGACATATAGTTTTATATAGTGAATAAGATGGTTTATTTGAATGTGTAATTAGTTATAATGTAGCTTGGTGTCTCATTAACTGGATACCAATTTTCACTTAGATATGTCGAGTAGATTTTGtctattttaaacatatataatagGGTTCTATGGTGTCTATTAGGATTTAGGCCTTAAAGATCcaatttagtgtttttttttaagtgttCCTAGCTCAATATGAACTTAGATTAGTTGACTCGGTAATTTTCGCATGGTAAATGTATTTAAtagaaagtataaaaaaaaaaacatagcatCAAGATATCTTTCAACTTAACAAGATAAATTCTAGCTTTTATTGCGAAAATATAATATGATGTATCTACTTTTaggatttttctttaaaatctaCCCGCTTTTGAAAaacaatattataaatattactTTGTCATCTTTTATTACAAAATTTGGtattaacaaaactaaaaataaatagaagagtAGGAGGAAAAATTAGGTTGGTAGCTATGATATGAGGACGATGTAAGATTTTTTCGacggaagaaaaaaatttaaaaagtgatATAATTGATCACCAAAGTTTTCTGAATTGAACTGATTTGAATGAGTCatatataaaagagagaaaaaaaaacttgaattagtgcatttaaaatttatggtaaATAGAagttcaaactttaaaaaaaaaatccgtaataagattttttcttctaaattccccaaaaaactaagaaaattcaAAAGCGAATAACATTTTTTCTATAGAATTTTAaccataaaattaattaattgaagttTGGATATATGATAGATCCAAGCCCTAGATTTGTGGCGTGAAGTAACTTTACCTTAGACCACTACTTTTAAGTTTGATATTCTATTGCTAAAATTTACTTAAATCACTAGTCTAAATTTCAccattcaaaatatattttttatacaaaaaaaaaatgatatttatacaaaaaaaaaagtacaaagaATCTATTTGTTTACCTTTTCATTCTTCACCTTAGGGGTGTGCAGTATTTGGATTAAAacgaaaaatcaaaccaaatcaaaccgaattgtaatttggatttttggtttggttttggatttatAAGTtactttgtttgattttttggtttgatttcgaatttagaaaaatgaaaaccgaaaaaccaaatatatatatatatatatatatatatatataaataaattaataattacacatataatatttaGGTTTACTATGTAGACCGTAGGATACTAGTAATTCAGTATTATCGTAATAtttaggcccatatcaaattacTGCCATCCTGTTTCACTAAATTTTAGGCATTAGGTTTTAcattataactataaaaaaaatatcacatattaCTTGCactttcatgaaaaaaaaattaacggaACTAGAATTAGCAGCGCTAGTCAACTTTTTTACTTTTGccgttttctcttttttcttgctttattttatttgtgtgctatttacttttgaaatttttatctatttctttctaaaaagtattttcatcatatttcagGTTTAAGAGACCTTAATTGAAGACATGAGTTGAATTGCTGGTTCAACCTCGATGCGATTTGTGTTTAGTGATAGTACTTTAGAGTTTAGAGTTAGTTTCATTGAAATTATTGAtagtattgtgttttaatgtTTTACTCGTGATTATAATGGAAAGGATATTTAAGAGATTCAATATTATTGCTTTTCcttatatgaaatttttattttttaagcatgcaaatataactttgattaagttattaattagtTATGAAATAAGTTATAACCGAAtagtcaaaccaaaaaaaatcaaaccaaaaagagaaaaactgaaccgaaccaatttttttttggttcaaatTGGGTTAtactttttcaaaaccaaaaaccgaaaaaTTCAAATCGAATAACACAAGATCGAACCAAAAAATCaaatgcacacccctacttcACCCATCACAATCTAGTAATCTTTTGTGTCTACTAAAATTTAATATCTATGTCCATATTTAGAGAGCTTTAGGTTTGACTTAGgggtatatatatttttttctttgttgttgtaaataaaatatttgcaGTTTAAATAGTGGTGGGTCAAGAATTTTAATTGAGCTCATCATAAtggaaataatatatttttctttaagaaaagtagGTTTATTCTTGATTAAGATAATATTATACTTTAATAAGAGATTATTTATATAGTTCGGAACCTAAATAagccataaaaaaataaagtgaccaaaataagccaCTATTCCAttaagtaactaaaataggcttaaCATATATTTAGTGTAAGAAAAAATTCTGTTTTATTCAATATTCCAAACATTTTTCGTTAGTCTCAtaacattatattataatataaaacgGAACTATTTTTTACACCTTGTAAAACGGAACTATTTTttataaagtgaaagaaaaaattatattttacaaagagGAATATTTTTCACGTTTTGCATTAAATTGTATCTCTTTATGAAGATTTTGCAGTGTTTGTCATACAGTTATATTGATCTGACATAtcataaaaaaggaaaaaaatattacattatgtatttttatgttattttattctgAAAACTCCTCCAAGCTCTACTTAAGGACGTTCAAACATAGCACCTTCAACATCTTTagtcttctatttttcttcatttcaatcACAAAAAGATGTCTTCTGAACCAAAAGTTAGAGTTTTGATTGATTGGGATGGCGAAATTATACATGACGGAAATACCGTTTATTATAAGTGTCCTCCCAAACACAATGctaaataatcaattaatatCCGATATgataaatttctttcatcaatttataaaagaatgaGTATAAATAGTACtgattataatttgattatagtcGGAAAATACCCTACTTCATTTTTGTCACAAGGACAAGTACATTTTGGAGAGTGAATTATCTATAATGACGAATAGTTGACCGACTTTTTAAGGGTTCCAAATGACTACATAGATCAAATTAAgttaacaatacttgaaatctaTGTTAGAAAGGAGCCTAAGACTAGTCAACAACTTTCTCCTTTATAGGTCGATGTTCATCCCCGATTAGAAAATCGTAATAGCGTTGATGGATTTTCGATAACTCAATCTACTGATTTTCCTAACATGACtcattatcaaaatattcttaccGGTCgatatgattttgatttgaacGAAATTATCAATGAAAGTGACTGGTAATgcttaataattatattttgattttgtcaattatttattaatttatatgatttattattcttcttattattattattttatattttgtagcGGTTTACCTCATCAAGAGAGGAATATTGCTCCAGTTATGGACTAGATAATTATTTTGGTCAGTCCTCACACTTTGAAATGACGAAAAATGTTGGGACATCCTCAAATTTTCATGTCTCGCCTACTTTTGATGCAAATGATTATCAGTATGTCCAACACTTGATTTTTTATCTAAGTTAATTGTATGAAGCAAATATTTATACTTTGTTACACATATAGGGAAAATATCACACAAGATGAGCCCGTTGATCTTGTGAATATCGATAATTGTGACCTTCCAAATTACAGCTCACCTTCAGCTAGTGATAGTGATGATTTGCATAATGCTGAGGAATCAGGAGATAATGTTCCATTTGAGGCATCATTTAGTGATGATGATTTTTTGATGCCCAATCGATCGCCAAGACCAATGTCCATGAGTCCGTTTCATGGTGAAGAATCTTTTCCACTACCGACTCAATAATTAGTAGTCACATCATCGATGGTGCGTATGCCTGAGTTTCGTAATCATGAAATTACTTATCTTGATCATCTCCCGGATGGTCCAAATATCTTTGGTGATACACATGATGAATATACATCACAATGTACGTGGAGTGAACCACAAAATTTCATGAATGATgctatttatattgaaaaaggCATGTTATTCAATTCAAAGAAGCAGTTGCAAAGAGCAGTTAAGCTTCTACATTTAAATATAGTGAGCGAGTACTTTGTTATTAAATCGACATAGAAATCACGGCGACTTGTTTGCAGGCGTGTAGACAAAGGATGTTGATTTAGGTTGGCTTCTTTTAATGATAAACATACTAACATGTGGAAAGTTGAAAGATACATTAAAGAAAATACATGTGATATGGGTACGTGCCGCGATGGAGATTTCAACTTGGATGTTGAGATGATTTCATCTGTCCTCCGTAGTGATATAGAAAAAATGTCAAGgtactattttatccttagatgatttttctttaataagaaaatattcattttttatttgataattaatattatttttacttttcaggTTTCCCTTTAAAGACTGTCAAACAACCTTTCTTACATCATATGACATTTTGataaggagaagaaaagtcTATTTTGATCACAAGTGTGCTTTTAAAAACTATGGTACTTGGGAGGGTTCTTTTGTCGAGTTGTCGAGGTTCATGGAAGCTTTGAAACACTTCAATCCTGGATAGTTGAATGGAAAACAGAGCGGCGTGTCGATGTCATTGAAGATGTATTCAACTATGTGTTTTGGACTTTTAAACCATGCATTGATGGGTTTGTGTTTTGTCGTCCTGTTATATCGATTGACGAAACACATGTCTATGAAAAATATGATATCAAGTTGTTGATTGCGATTGCAATAGATGGTAACGACTCAATATTACCTTTGGCATTTGCAATAATTGTGAATGAGAGCATGGAGACATGGACtttatttttggatcatttgcACTTGCATGTTGTCAAGGGTCGTGGAGGTGTAGCATTGATATTAGATAGGCATCACAAAATACTCTCATTCGTGTATAATTCTCTAAATTGGTAGGCCCCATTTgaatttcatcattttttgtttaagacATTTGAAggccaattttttaaaaaataataaaaaatgtcacTTTGAACAACCTTTTATGTGCAGAGCTGCAAATCACTGTCAGGAGAAAAATTGCACGATACAAGTAGGCCAAcactgcactgcctcaattgtACTTACATACGTCATGGATGAGATCTAGGAACGCCAAGTATTGTATGCTAATACGGTTTCCCGATGTGTTCGAAAATAAGATGCCCCCAATATAACAAGCATGTAACGTCTAACAATCTTCTCAACCCGCTCCACTATAGTAGCATATCTTATTAGATCTACTTGTAACTGATCTCGCATGTAGCCGATAATGCTATGTATCCTCACCCGACTCGCACCATCCATATCAGTAGGTAATATGGCGTATCCTGTGAGTGTCTCTAGTAAATTACGCCATGGACGAATCCTCCGTGCAGCATCCTGCATGTACACAACATCACCATCGATGCGCAAACCAAACAAGACCTACACATCCTGCAATGTAATCGTGACCTCACCAAAAGATAAGTGGAAGCAATGAGTCTCCGGCCTCCAACGCTCAACCATAGTTGTAACAAGGGCACGTCCAAATTGCATCCTGCCCACACAAACTACATCATATAGTCTGGACCTACGTAAGATCTACTCAACACGTCCATGAGGTCGGTGCAAACGAAATAAATTCCAGACATCATTCATGCACACCATTTTCATGAGGCTACTAAATGATATCTCACCTTTCCATAACAATTCTGATTTATGCTCACGCTGAGNGGGCACGTCCAAATTGCATCCTGCCCACACAAACTACATCATATAGTCTGGACCTACGTAAGATCTACTCAACACGTCCATGAGGTCGGTGCAAACGAAATAAATTCCAGACATCATTCATGCACACCATTTTCACGAGGCTACTAAATGATATCTCACCTTTCCATAACAATTCTGATTTATGCTCATGCTGAGATAGAAGAAGTGTACGATCAATCAGTCCAGGATTCACAACACGCTCTATTATATACTGTAAGAAAAATTCTATTAATTCGCttaatataattatatcttGAAAAATTAAATCCTGAACTATCTTCAAACAAATAATTGTATGAGAGTTAAAGAATCTCCATCTTTAGACAACCCCAATTTGTCTTCAAAGATAAATAATTAACATTTAAATAGCGTGTTATTTGCTATAGACTGATCGACAAATAGAACATAGAATAATTGAAATGCTAACTATGCAGGAGATATTAGAACTAAAATTGAAATGACATAGCTAAAATATTCTTCGAGTTAAAGCTTagtaatttttaatattgagatttttttttgtattagcAGTGGCGAAATAGTATTTTTGCAATACCAATCCTTAAAAATCTTTTAGAGGCTTGCTCCTCCTCAAAAAGAATNGAAAGATTAGTGAGTAAACCGTCAAGGGCCACACGGAAACTTAGCCAtcactctaagtccgtgacattAGGTAAATTTACAGGTCAATTGTGTATTGTCATTGTGTGTCCACTTAATGTGATATGTTGCAAGGATAGAGTGTTTTGAATTTTAACAAATAGCAAATGGAAATATTCATTTCTCTCTCTATAAGTCATTGAAcatctctttatatttttataaggtAAAGTAATTTACCTAATGAAGATAAGGAAAAAAGTCCAGTATCCAAGTGGTTATCAAAAAGTAGAGAACCTGAAAATAATTGAACATCCTTTTTGCTGGCTTATCTTTCTCTGTCTTTTGGAAATCATGCTTATATTATGAAAGCAAAGTCAATATTATAAGCTAGCTCATATTTTCAACAATGTAATTCCttttgtttctttcaaattaaagACACTTTTTTCTAACTCAATATTTAGTAATTGAATGCACATTGTATAAGACTTGCTGAAATTTTGAACAAATTACAACATTATTTCAAAAcaatgaatatgagatggattttatttttacctaatttatataatttgtaggGTCAAATTGTTGTGTTGTCAGGTTGTGGTACTCCAATCGTTCaaggttttgattttttagtgTGGGGTCGCTTCAGTTGTTGGATTGGGACCATcaatttgttagggttttgccttgattttcttttcttatttaaagtttattttttccttaatgaaaaatcaaagtattactataaatactttaacttttcctgaaagaaaaatataattttctttcatatttggtttattttttccttagaGGAAAGTTTGGAggtctataaattgaagatccctattttcatagcataacacaatagAATTGAGTCATCGTCAGACACTTAAAGTTGTCTATGTGAATTATGCAGATAACTTTAAGTGTCTGTCGATGACTTAAGCCGAATCCATAATGTAGTCAttaaagagttttgtttatgtggagattttctctctacagttttaaggatttttattagttttttttaaattatgtaggccaattggtcatatcatataataatattatgtcttttaatataattttttttgtcatctaatttattattatatgatttgcaattgtaagcttccgcatgacgccctaatcactttcgaacccagctaaaaaactaataaaaatccttaaaactgtagagagaaaatctccACAGAAACAAAACTCTTTaatgactacattgtggattttattgtgttatgctatgagaatagagatcttcaatttatagatatCCAAACTTTTcatctaaggaaagaataaaccaaatatgaaagaaaaatatatttttattttaggaaaagttaaaacatttatggtaatactttgagttttctttaaggaaaaaataaacttcaaataagaaaagaaaatcaaggtaaaaccctaacaaatctccccttttgactagattttcttgacaaaacttgatcAACCTTCTTCACATGCATGTGATCTTCGTTCTTAACATAGTCTTCATCACTACTGTttgtcatggttaaaaataaaatttaaaatatatgggttaaaaacgatttaaaaatattttatttttattttcaaaaatgcAGCAACatgaatgttgaaaatatggtttTAACCTTTCTCCACATGTAGCTggacaaaaatcttcattatcatcaaatgtgttgcaaattgatttgaaaccgcGCTGAACCTGTCTTCAGCCTCGTTCCATTGGATCATTGAAcaatgtgctctgataccacttgttgggttcgaaaatgattagggcgtcatgcggaagcatataattgcaaatcatatgataataaattagatgacaaaaactatattaaaagacataatattattttatgaaatgaccAATTGgactatataattaaaaaactaataaaaaaactttaaaactgtagagagaaaatctctccataaacaaaactttttaatgactacattgtggattctattgtgttatgctatgaAAATaaggatcttcaatttatagatctccaaacttttcatctaaggaaagaataaaccaaatagaAATTAACATCTTCGAAGTGAAAATGTTTGGAAGATGAAAGTGAACCATGAAAATGAAAGgggagaagaagaaagtgaaaaagtaaAGTAACTTTTCTTAAGGTGTAAgattttcttccactttataaagtgtaagaaaaacttcCACTTTATGAAGTGTAAAAAAAACTTACACTTTACGAagtgtaaaaaatagttttgttttacaaggtgtaaaaaatagttatgttttatattaaaatatacatgttATGAGACTAACCGAAAACGTTAGGACTAttgaataaaatgaaattttttcttacactaagcctattttagttacttactagaatagtggcttattttggtcacttttatttttttgtggcttatttaggtTCCGGATGGTTGATTATGgagtgaaaataatttttgataaatGGATGAATAATGCAATAACAtgtggtttttttttattaaagcaGTCCAAGGAAAATATCATCAAACTATATCTTTAGGATACGACTGATAAAACAACccaatttgaaaaagatatcAAGCTAAAAATTATCTTGACCAACATTATGCCGATTAGGACCATCTAACTCTAATGACCTGAGAGTGGATGTCAAATCTTAGATTACCAAAATAATGATGAGATAATCTTTTATACAGATTTATCATAAAGAATGTTACGATTTTTATTGATACACATTTAAGGATATCTTGATTGAGTAGAGATCTTAAGGGTACGAAATTGATGAAGAATACTCTATAGGTTTCACTATAAATAgtcatataattatttataatatagattttgcaattttgagaaaaaaacttCGTATTTACCATtacaattttgagaaaataatatttaccaTTACTAACGCTTGATtacaaaaaattctatttttaagctCATTATCTAATGTTGTCAATCATTTGCTTCATTGGTTCCAACAGTGGCAGCTGCGGAAACTGCTATTGGGTTAGCTATTTCCCTTTGTTCGGTGTCTGGGGAAGAGAAAGGAATCCAGATACTGTATTTGAGGTAGTTGTTCGAATTCCTTATGATATGCAACTGAAATAAGTTCTTGCTAATGGTAAAAAAGAGGGGTTGAACGTGACATTTCTCGTATATCTATTATGGAAAGCGTTTGGACTCTGTCTCTTTTTCTTTCGTTCTTGTTCCAAGGCTGCGGCGCAAATTCATCTTCTAAATCtaatatattcttttatttgttattatgttttaatttatctatCATTCAATTGTTGTTATTTATgcctttattattttattataaaattaatttaatttatgcaTCTCTAAATCACACTTAAAAATTCAACGGTGGCTAAGTTGATAACTTTTAGGGCTGACATGGAAAGACACCCTGGTAATTGGATTTGATGTAATtaggtgtaattacactgtctgTTCTGTTTGGTTAGacatgtaattacttggtcagcagGTAATTTGTATAAATGCAAGGGGTAATTACACTCTAGAATTCACAGGCAGAAGCTGTGAATTAttggtaattacatggtgtaattatcAGCTAATtgcttttcaatttcttttttttacttctatttttatttttttgttttaaatttttttacttctattattattttaagttctttttttatttttattattctaaaagtttattttttattttatattattatatttcattttcttcttgttctcaaCCTTATTTTACGTGATTCTATGCAAAAAttttcgtattatctatttctttatgccatgcttattttctcattagcataattttattagtattctaatttttaaattaaaatacaatttattgttaagtaaggttatagacttgcgtttttttttaaaaataaatcatatttatgtatgctatgttgaaattttccataagagtattatgttaattttttttgttttgaatttataacacatgttatattttcagtttcatttttttttagtaatattgtATTCATGTTgcacaccattttttaattagacttgataaattatctttttgtcaaacatttaataatttatattaatctttttatcaaacatgcatttcacgatattcgtagaaacttcatacttttagtttttatgattaattcaattgaaatatattaatttgaaaaaatataaatcaattgtgttttcataatattagttaaagaatatatgtttattaattaatattatttcaaaaaagaatatatatcttaaatatttaatttaatgtcatttataaagtttcttatttgtctagtataaattttaaataattaatttttatttttaaaatttaatataattttataattgcaattgtgcatccaaacagaacatgtgtaattacgttgtggcatccaaacaggacatgtgtaattacactgtggcaaTCAAACAtgtcagtgtaattactaggcttATAATTACTATCCTAGTAATTACATCAATTTCAATAACTaggtggctttccaaacagactTTTAAAAGTGTTCTTTTTAAATGGCAACAATTTAGAAGTAGTTATTGGAGAGCAAATGCCCTTTTATTAAGCATCACAGAACGGCGTCGTGTTAAACTAGAACTGGCGTTTCCCTTTTCCCTGTgagaagaaagaagatcaaTTTTGCCGGCGTTGTGCCCTAGAAAATTTAGGTTTCCGGCGATGGAACAactgagtgaagaagagaaaaaggcgCTTCGTGGAAGCAAATTCGCGCCGCTTCCTTCTGCACCTTCGTCTTCTCGTCCTCAATCTAGGTTCTAGAGCTGAAGGGATTGATATTACATAGGATTCGTACTAGTTTGTTATTGATTAATTGATTTGTGGTTGCAGGCTGGCTCATCCAGGAGGACCCATGAAGACGAATAAGGCAGCAGCTTTAGCAAAATTCCTTGACAGGAAATTGCAGGACCCTAGCGGCTTGTCATCTCTTGATCCTCGTCTCATTGAACTCGCCGTCAAAAATGCTAAACACACTCTTCAAGCCAGTactattcttttcttttgatttcttCTTGCATCATTCcatttattcttttaatttctttaccTACGTGTTTATGCACTATGACAGTCCGATATTTACTTCAACTCTTCTTGAAT belongs to Solanum stenotomum isolate F172 chromosome 1, ASM1918654v1, whole genome shotgun sequence and includes:
- the LOC125853622 gene encoding uncharacterized protein LOC125853622, translating into MEQLSEEEKKALRGSKFAPLPSAPSSSRPQSRLAHPGGPMKTNKAAALAKFLDRKLQDPSGLSSLDPRLIELAVKNAKHTLQASGTSSKGRIVQHVDSFGDSEESAEDEETQISVQKKSKKNKKRKKMKKEKQRKKLEESSNGMANKPKKKLKL